The Bacteroidota bacterium genome contains the following window.
GCGACTATCCACCACGCCGGCGCGCAATCAACCAGCGGCGCCAATTCCGGGTCCGATGAAGTAATAGATGAAATTGTGGCTGTTGTTGATGAGTATATCATCCTTCGGTCCGAAGTGGAGTCCATTGTACTCCGCCTCCTCCAATCACAACCCGTTGAATACTCTGGCGATGTTTGGCTCACCGCGCTCGACCAGCTGATCGACCAGCGCGTAATGACCATCCACGCAAAAAAAGACACCAACCTTGTTGTAACTGATGAGCAGTTGGAGCAGGTACTCGACCAGCGGGTGCAACAGCTTACCGGGCAACTGGGTGGTACAGCACAGTTTGAAGCAGCTTACGGCAAATCTACCCTCGAAGTAAAATCTGATTTGCGCGAAGACATGCGCGACCAGTTGCTGGCTGAGCAGCTACAGGGCGGCAAAATCAACACCATTAAAGTTACGCCTTCAGAGGTGCGCGAATGGTTCTCTCAGTTCCCCCAGGACTCGCTACCGGTCATCCCCGACGTTGTGCGCCTTGCGCACATCGTACGCTATCCTGAGCCCTCACAGGCAGCAAAAGACTATGCAATTGAATTGATCACCACAATCCGCGACTCTGTTGTGGTTGGTGGTGGCTCAATGGAGGATCTTGCCACACAGTTTACAGATGACACTGGCTCTCAGCAATCGGGTGGCCACTACAAAGGCAGTAAGTTGCGCGAACTCGTTCCCGAATTTGCAGCCGTCGCATCGCGCGCAGAAATTGGAGAAATCTCGCAGGTTTTCGAGTCACCTTACGGCTATCATATCCTTCGCGTAAATGACAGGCGTGGGGATGAGTTAGACTTTAACCATGTGCTCATTTCTGTTGATGAATCGTCTGCTGATCCGGCAAATGCAATTGCATACCTGACAGAGGTTCGGGATTCAATAGACGTGGCTGATGTCCCGTTTGAATTAATGGCCAGACGGCACTCAGAAGAAGAGGTATCAAAAAAACTCGGTGGCCGTGTACTGGACCTTCGGACCGGTGAGCGTGACCTCGTTTTGCAGGCGCTAAACTTTACGTGGCGACAGACCATCAATGACATGACAGAAGGTGACATCAGTGAGCCGGCGGAAGTTGAACTCCTCGATGGGAAGCGCGCTTTCCACATTATCCATCTCCAACGGAGAGTACCGGAGCATGTCGTAGACATCGAAACGGACTATGAACGCATTCAGTTGCTTGCCTTGCAAGAGAAACAACAGCTTGTGTTGGCGAAGTGGCTTGATGAGCTTCGAGAAGAAGTATTCATCGAAATGAGAGGAAAGGCAAAAGCATTTCAGCTTGCACGCAACAACAACTAGGCGTATTCGTCGAAAGAGCAATTAATCTAAACATCTTTCCCCTTCATGGCCGAGACGGAGCAAATAGACGTAGACATTTCTTTACTGGATGCCCTTCAGGATACCTTTGGTAGCCTGCGTAAAGAAGTATCAAAAGTGATTGTCGGACAAGACATCATTATCGAACGCATCTTTGTAAGCTTGCTCGCGAATGGCCATGTACTGCTGGTCGGCGTGCCAGGCCTCGCCAAAACGCTGCTAATTCGCACGCTGGCTGACGCATTGGCACTCAATTTCAGCCGTATTCAGTTTACGCCTGATCTCATGCCTGGCGACATCACCGGCACAGAGATCATAGAAGAAGACACAACAACGGGCAAGCGTTCTTTCCGCTTCGTAAAAGGCCCTGTCTTTGCCAATGTTGTGCTTGCTGATGAAATCAACCGTACACCGCCCAAAACCCAGGCAGCCTTACTTGAGGCCATGCAAGAGCACCGCGTAACCGCTGCCGGGCAAACGTTTACGCTTGATGAACCATTTTTTGTATTAGCCACCCAAAACCCCATCGAACAAGAGGGTACCTATCCCCTTCCTGAGGCGCAGCTGGACCGCTTCATGTTGAATCTGTGGCTCGATTACCCAAGCTTCCAGCAAGAAGTAGACGTGGTTCGTAACACAACCAGCGCTTCATCAAATGATATTAAGCCCGTTGTTACTGCTGAGCAGTTGCGGGCTTATCAGCAGCTGGTACGCCAGATTCCTGTTGCTGATAATGTAATAGAGTATGCGGTCAGGCTTGTCTCTAACACGCGTCCAGGTCGGGAAGGTACGCCCGATTTTGTGACTAACTTCCTGAGCTATGGTGCCGGCCCTCGTGCCTCGCAATACCTGATTCTCGGCGCCAAAGCCATGGCTGCACTAGACGGTAGATCAACTCCTCTAATAAGCGATGTGCGTAACATCGCCATTCCTGTGCTTCGGCACCGCATTGTAACCAACTTCAATGCCGAAGCTGAAGGCGTAACAACGGTAGATCTGATCGAGCAGCTGCTCAACCTCGATGACTAAACATGAAGCTGCTGTTTGCCAGCGTGCTCTGTGCCTGCCTGTTCACCGGCTTGCACGGCCCCACGCACAACCAACTGCATCCCGCTGCCGCTGACCTCGACATTGAAGCCCTGGAGCGTCAGGTGCGCGACATGGTAAATGCCGAGCGCGACAAGCAAAAGATTGCGCCGCTCAAATCCAAAACACAACTGGTCTCACTCTCGCGCGCGCATAGCGCTGACATGGCCATCCGAGACTATGTTGCCCACATCAACCCCGAAGGACACTCTCCAACCGACCGGGCCAGGATTGCCAAGTTTGAATGCAAATCCAAAGGATACAACGGCCTCTTCCCCACAGGCATCGGGGAAAACATCTTCATGTCCTACCTGTACAGCCAGTACAAATCAGTAACCATCAACGGTGTGGAAGAGCGCACGTATGATTGGAAGTCCGCTGATGCCCTTGCATCAGAAATTGTAGGCAACTGGATGCAGAGCCAGGGACACAGAGAAAATATATTGCGAAAAGATTACCTGTACGGTGGCATAGGGATAGCTACGAACCTGAACCACCAGATTTTTGTCACCCAGACCTTTTGCTAGCTTTGTTACTGAAGGGCTTAAAAACTAAGCCGGCAGCTTTTTTCGATCAAACGCCAGGTACAGGACAACAGCAATCGCTGTGAATACAATCAGGTAACCAAATCCGGATTTGAGTCCGTACCACTCTGCGATTCCCCCTATCAATACGGGGCCAATGAGGAAGCCCAGATACCCAAAAGTTGCCACTGCCGCAATCCCTTTCGATGGATGGATACCGGGTTGCTTGCCGGCTTCGGAAAAAACGATCGGGACAAGCAATGCATACCCGATTCCTGCCACTGTAAAGCCTGCAATACTAAGCCACGCTAGTGCCGGCAACAACATGGCCAGGCCAAGCATGACGCCGGCGCTCGCGACCAGGATAACTTTGCGCGCCCCAACGCGGGCCACGACGGTATCACCGGCAAACCGTACCAGGGTCATACTGAGTGCAAAACCGGTAAATGCGAGTCCCCATGTATAATCTGCAGCCTGGACCACCTGCTCCATGTAAACGGCACTCCAATCTGCTACGCCACCTTCTCCCTGCATCGAACAAAACGCGACCACCGCCAGGCCTATCAGGGCCTTGCCAGGCAGGGCAAAATGGCTCTCCGTCTCTTCATGCGTTTCCCGTACAGTTTCAAGGATGGGCTTCAAAATAAAAAACAGCAGCAGCGAAACGGTTACCATGCCGGCCAGCATTTGTGTGACCGCATCAACCGAATAGGCGATCAGTAAGCTCCCCAAAGCTGCTCCAATCATCCCGCCCAGGCTAAAAAAACCGTGGCAAGTAGACATGATTGCGGTATCATAGTCTTTCTCGAGTAGCGATGCTACGGCGTTCATTGCAATATCCATCGCACCCATAAACAAACCGACGAAGAACAGGCTGATGGCCAACATCCAGAAGCTACTCGCCAGGAGCGGTAAAACCATCGTGGCAATATAGCAGGCTGCAGAAACCAGCGTGACCCTGACGGCGCCATAGCGGCCTACAAAAACACTGATCGAGAGCATGGCAAGCAAGGCACCTGCCGGCATCCCAAACAATACCAGCCCGAGGTCCCCATCACTGAGCGCCAGCCGGCTTTTAACCTCCGGGATACGTGTAATCCAGAACGCAAACAGAATTGCATTTATCGAGAAGACCAGACCGATGGTCCAGAACTGTCGGTTTCGAAAAAAACTGCCG
Protein-coding sequences here:
- a CDS encoding peptidylprolyl isomerase, translated to MSFLKHFKAGTTILALFIGLLFPATIHHAGAQSTSGANSGSDEVIDEIVAVVDEYIILRSEVESIVLRLLQSQPVEYSGDVWLTALDQLIDQRVMTIHAKKDTNLVVTDEQLEQVLDQRVQQLTGQLGGTAQFEAAYGKSTLEVKSDLREDMRDQLLAEQLQGGKINTIKVTPSEVREWFSQFPQDSLPVIPDVVRLAHIVRYPEPSQAAKDYAIELITTIRDSVVVGGGSMEDLATQFTDDTGSQQSGGHYKGSKLRELVPEFAAVASRAEIGEISQVFESPYGYHILRVNDRRGDELDFNHVLISVDESSADPANAIAYLTEVRDSIDVADVPFELMARRHSEEEVSKKLGGRVLDLRTGERDLVLQALNFTWRQTINDMTEGDISEPAEVELLDGKRAFHIIHLQRRVPEHVVDIETDYERIQLLALQEKQQLVLAKWLDELREEVFIEMRGKAKAFQLARNNN
- a CDS encoding MoxR family ATPase, with translation MAETEQIDVDISLLDALQDTFGSLRKEVSKVIVGQDIIIERIFVSLLANGHVLLVGVPGLAKTLLIRTLADALALNFSRIQFTPDLMPGDITGTEIIEEDTTTGKRSFRFVKGPVFANVVLADEINRTPPKTQAALLEAMQEHRVTAAGQTFTLDEPFFVLATQNPIEQEGTYPLPEAQLDRFMLNLWLDYPSFQQEVDVVRNTTSASSNDIKPVVTAEQLRAYQQLVRQIPVADNVIEYAVRLVSNTRPGREGTPDFVTNFLSYGAGPRASQYLILGAKAMAALDGRSTPLISDVRNIAIPVLRHRIVTNFNAEAEGVTTVDLIEQLLNLDD
- a CDS encoding CAP domain-containing protein, coding for MKLLFASVLCACLFTGLHGPTHNQLHPAAADLDIEALERQVRDMVNAERDKQKIAPLKSKTQLVSLSRAHSADMAIRDYVAHINPEGHSPTDRARIAKFECKSKGYNGLFPTGIGENIFMSYLYSQYKSVTINGVEERTYDWKSADALASEIVGNWMQSQGHRENILRKDYLYGGIGIATNLNHQIFVTQTFC